Proteins encoded within one genomic window of Gracilimonas sp.:
- a CDS encoding ABC transporter permease, producing the protein MNQSLSDKGTSVLNKILYNFDIAIEAIQRNKLRALLTSLGIIFGVASVIAMLAIGTGAQQEILSQMQLLGTNNVIIQPVMEQVEGAVGEEQKEGSQRKYSPGLSLQDLYNIKDVMPEVEYISPEIIFDTNFIRNARMRSGKIVGVNDEYFEINNFVIENGNNFSEEQIKNSAPVCIIGSDVRAKFFAGQDPIGKKIKVGNLWLTVIGVLEKKDLTTENIQSLGIRNYNLDIFTPATTILIRFKNRGLVTKDDIDASAGGGMRVMILGGDNEEEEAGSDNYHQLDKLIVRVTDSKYSVSIAEVLSRMLKRRHNGVVDYEIIVPEQLLQQEQRTKRIFNLVLSSIASISLIVGGIGIMNIMLASVVERYREIGVRMAVGAQKRDIELQFLTEALTISISGGLIGIILGMAFSYAIEASAEIATVVTPVSILISFGVAVVIGVVFGYYPAKRAAQHDPVHALRHE; encoded by the coding sequence GTGAACCAATCACTAAGCGATAAAGGAACTTCCGTGCTCAATAAAATACTTTATAATTTTGATATTGCGATTGAAGCCATTCAGCGAAATAAACTCAGGGCTTTACTTACCTCATTAGGGATTATTTTTGGAGTAGCCTCGGTCATTGCCATGCTTGCAATAGGTACAGGTGCCCAGCAGGAAATCTTATCTCAAATGCAGTTATTGGGAACCAATAACGTCATCATTCAACCTGTAATGGAGCAGGTTGAAGGTGCAGTTGGTGAAGAGCAGAAAGAGGGAAGCCAAAGAAAATACTCCCCTGGATTAAGTCTTCAGGATCTTTATAACATTAAAGATGTTATGCCGGAGGTCGAATATATCAGCCCTGAGATTATCTTCGATACCAATTTTATTCGAAATGCTCGTATGCGTAGCGGTAAGATTGTCGGGGTGAATGACGAATATTTTGAGATTAATAACTTTGTTATAGAAAACGGGAATAACTTCAGTGAAGAACAGATAAAAAACTCGGCTCCCGTTTGTATCATTGGTTCTGATGTCAGGGCTAAGTTTTTCGCCGGTCAGGATCCAATCGGTAAGAAAATAAAAGTGGGTAATCTCTGGCTTACTGTAATCGGTGTTTTGGAGAAAAAAGACTTGACTACCGAGAATATTCAAAGTCTTGGGATCCGAAACTATAACCTTGATATCTTTACGCCTGCCACAACAATTCTGATAAGGTTTAAAAATCGGGGATTAGTTACTAAAGATGATATTGACGCTTCAGCCGGGGGAGGAATGCGGGTTATGATATTGGGCGGAGATAATGAAGAGGAAGAAGCTGGCTCAGATAATTATCATCAGTTAGACAAACTCATCGTCAGGGTTACAGATTCAAAGTACAGTGTTTCTATTGCAGAAGTTCTTTCACGGATGTTGAAACGACGCCACAACGGAGTGGTTGATTATGAGATTATTGTTCCGGAGCAACTTTTGCAGCAAGAGCAAAGGACAAAGCGAATTTTTAATCTGGTTCTCTCTTCAATAGCTTCCATTTCTCTTATTGTAGGAGGAATTGGAATTATGAATATCATGTTAGCCTCTGTGGTTGAACGATATCGGGAAATTGGAGTCCGCATGGCCGTTGGAGCCCAGAAAAGAGATATTGAACTTCAGTTTTTAACCGAGGCATTAACTATCAGTATTTCAGGAGGGCTGATCGGAATTATCCTTGGTATGGCTTTTAGCTATGCCATTGAAGCCTCTGCTGAAATAGCTACAGTAGTAACACCTGTTTCAATTTTAATTTCTTTCGGAGTTGCCGTTGTCATTGGTGTGGTATTTGGATACTACCCTGCTAAAAGAGCGGCTCAACACGATCCGGTACACGCATTAAGACATGAATAA
- a CDS encoding TolC family protein, translating into MNKYFLGLLIIILTFGSLNIQAQNQRTLTLEQSISIAKENSPIAMAANFQLVSAKWRYKSFRADLLPSLDLDGNVPGYSRAITANRLDDGSTVYQEESQSQSSVNLSINQNIMPTGGNLSLSSGINRLILFDGGLNGENIYRWQSTPLVATYFQPLFQYNSLKWRNKTEPLRYQIAQKQFVEDMEDLAFNVTQSFFDFLLAKINVEVAEFNVTVNDSIYNISQGRYQVGSIAENDLLQSELALRNAETSLTTANLNFQRAEENFKALLGIPDQIVVEVIIPDEAPALNIDVDKALELARENNSTSLEYELSEIQANQSYDQARKEAGFSATIQASYGLNQTSEDFSQLYDDPQNRQFFTIGFQIPIFNWGKNTAEIQAARNQQAATANTIAYQKLQFDLNVRSTVREFSQLQSQVQLAETSDEIAERRYDVAKNRYLIGNIDVTNLFIAQNEKDSARRSYIQALRNYWTGYYNLRRLTLYDFEENAPIVLDTDL; encoded by the coding sequence ATGAATAAGTATTTTTTAGGACTTCTGATCATCATCCTGACCTTTGGCTCGCTGAACATTCAGGCTCAAAATCAACGAACACTGACTTTGGAACAAAGTATTTCGATCGCCAAAGAAAATAGTCCGATTGCCATGGCTGCTAACTTCCAGCTTGTTTCTGCAAAGTGGCGCTATAAGTCGTTTCGCGCTGATCTACTTCCCAGCCTTGATTTAGACGGAAACGTACCCGGTTACAGTCGTGCAATCACCGCCAACCGACTTGATGATGGAAGTACTGTGTATCAGGAAGAGAGCCAGTCTCAGTCATCAGTAAATTTGTCGATCAACCAAAACATCATGCCTACCGGCGGTAATCTTTCACTTTCAAGTGGTATTAACCGGCTTATTTTATTTGACGGAGGACTGAATGGCGAAAATATTTATCGATGGCAAAGTACGCCGCTGGTAGCCACCTATTTTCAGCCGTTATTTCAGTACAACAGTTTGAAATGGAGAAATAAGACGGAACCACTTCGCTACCAAATTGCACAAAAGCAGTTTGTGGAAGACATGGAAGATTTGGCGTTCAATGTCACACAGAGTTTTTTCGATTTCCTGCTGGCTAAAATAAATGTGGAAGTTGCCGAGTTTAACGTGACTGTAAATGATTCTATCTACAACATTTCGCAAGGACGTTACCAAGTGGGTAGTATTGCCGAAAATGACCTGCTTCAAAGTGAATTGGCATTGAGAAATGCTGAAACTTCACTCACTACCGCAAACCTGAATTTCCAGCGAGCTGAAGAAAACTTTAAAGCTCTGTTGGGTATTCCGGATCAAATTGTGGTAGAAGTAATCATCCCGGATGAAGCTCCTGCATTAAATATCGATGTTGATAAAGCCTTGGAACTTGCGCGCGAAAATAACAGCACTTCTCTGGAATATGAATTGAGTGAAATTCAGGCTAATCAATCTTATGATCAGGCCCGAAAAGAAGCCGGGTTTTCGGCGACTATACAGGCCAGCTATGGATTGAACCAGACCTCAGAAGATTTTAGTCAGCTTTATGACGATCCGCAAAACCGTCAGTTTTTTACCATAGGATTTCAGATACCCATTTTTAATTGGGGGAAAAATACGGCTGAAATCCAGGCTGCACGAAATCAGCAGGCGGCTACGGCAAATACCATTGCCTACCAAAAGCTCCAGTTTGACCTTAATGTGAGAAGCACGGTGCGGGAATTTTCACAGCTTCAAAGTCAGGTGCAACTTGCCGAAACTTCCGATGAAATTGCCGAGCGCCGCTACGATGTAGCTAAAAATCGCTACCTTATCGGTAATATTGATGTTACTAACTTATTTATCGCCCAAAATGAAAAAGACAGCGCGCGACGAAGTTATATTCAGGCTCTTCGAAATTACTGGACAGGGTACTACAATCTCCGCCGGCTTACTTTATATGATTTTGAAGAAAATGCTCCCATTGTTTTAGATACGGATCTGTAG
- a CDS encoding dipeptidase: MSATQEYIDSNKDKFLDELFELLRIPSVSTDSSKKDEIQKAANFLIQQLESLNLNTVKKFETPGNPIVYAEHCPHDDRPTVLIYGHYDVQPSDPDELWDTPAFEPTVKNGLIYARGASDDKGQAFTHVKAIESFVKTGQDIPVNIKFILEGEEEIGSPNLVPFLEKHKDLLSCDMVLISDTAMFAEDQPSITYGLRGLAYMEVEVVGPNRDLHSGVYGGAVENPANVLCEIIAKLKNEDGIIQIPGFYEKVVSLTEADREAFAQLPFDEQEYKKTLDIKAVHGEKGYTTLERASARPTLDVNGIWGGYQKEGAKTVLPSKANAKVSMRLVPDQDPKEIAQLFKKHVESLAPDTVKVTVTEHHGGHPSITDLNFYGLKAGAKAFEEVYGREVLFSREGGSIPIVADFKRVLGVESILMGFGLTSNAIHSPNENFAIKDFYRGIKTSAKFLELLPDFSS, from the coding sequence ATGAGTGCTACTCAGGAATATATCGATTCCAATAAAGACAAATTTTTAGATGAACTTTTTGAACTGCTACGTATCCCAAGTGTAAGTACCGATTCCAGTAAAAAAGATGAAATTCAGAAAGCAGCAAATTTCCTGATTCAACAGCTTGAAAGCCTAAACCTGAATACTGTTAAGAAATTTGAGACCCCGGGAAACCCTATTGTCTATGCCGAACACTGCCCGCATGATGACCGGCCTACCGTCTTAATTTACGGGCACTATGACGTACAACCCTCCGACCCGGATGAACTCTGGGATACCCCGGCTTTTGAACCTACTGTTAAAAACGGGTTAATTTATGCACGAGGGGCCAGTGATGACAAAGGGCAGGCATTTACTCACGTTAAAGCCATAGAATCGTTTGTTAAAACCGGACAAGATATCCCGGTTAACATAAAATTTATTTTAGAAGGGGAGGAAGAAATCGGCTCTCCAAACCTGGTTCCTTTTCTTGAAAAACACAAAGACTTGCTCAGCTGCGATATGGTGCTCATTTCGGATACCGCCATGTTTGCTGAAGATCAGCCGTCCATTACTTATGGCCTTCGAGGTCTTGCTTACATGGAAGTTGAAGTAGTTGGCCCGAATCGTGATTTGCATTCCGGGGTTTATGGCGGGGCGGTAGAAAACCCAGCCAATGTTCTGTGTGAAATTATTGCCAAACTAAAAAATGAAGACGGAATCATTCAGATTCCCGGGTTTTATGAGAAGGTCGTATCACTCACCGAAGCTGACCGTGAAGCTTTTGCCCAGCTTCCTTTTGATGAACAGGAGTACAAAAAGACATTGGATATTAAAGCCGTTCACGGTGAAAAAGGATATACAACGCTCGAACGTGCCTCAGCCCGCCCTACCTTAGATGTAAATGGAATTTGGGGCGGTTACCAAAAAGAAGGAGCCAAAACCGTGCTCCCTTCCAAGGCCAATGCCAAAGTAAGTATGCGTCTGGTTCCGGATCAGGATCCTAAGGAAATTGCACAGCTTTTCAAAAAACATGTAGAATCATTGGCGCCCGACACTGTTAAAGTGACGGTTACTGAGCATCACGGCGGTCACCCTTCGATTACAGATCTCAATTTTTACGGTTTAAAAGCCGGCGCTAAGGCCTTTGAAGAAGTTTATGGAAGGGAAGTACTCTTTTCTCGTGAAGGCGGCTCCATCCCAATTGTAGCAGATTTCAAGCGCGTACTGGGAGTCGAATCCATCCTGATGGGCTTTGGCCTTACCAGTAATGCCATTCACTCTCCAAATGAAAACTTTGCTATTAAAGATTTCTATCGAGGAATTAAAACTTCGGCAAAATTTTTGGAATTGCTGCCTGATTTTTCTTCCTGA
- a CDS encoding SH3-like domain-containing protein gives MKGKIFLVLFLLFCGHKVTAQQVTFDQANTLFENGELNEAMALYKSIESSGQISGALFLNMGITAVQLDSMGLAKYYFLRAQDFETTRDRSVAALEYVNNQFSRQSAVLPKLPWDRAIEWINDKITAYRLFICGFLVTLSGLVLLYLGWMNTFSLQKTFSYILTLIIVGTAIAGLAFYADYVNQRYDEAVLISTSQRVLENPNPESPLISIAYEGYDLTVDHWKTNEHENWLYIRLGNGQFGWIQNEGIKIL, from the coding sequence ATGAAAGGGAAAATATTCTTAGTGCTTTTCCTTCTATTTTGCGGTCATAAGGTAACTGCACAACAGGTAACTTTTGATCAAGCCAATACCCTTTTTGAAAATGGGGAGCTTAATGAAGCTATGGCTTTATATAAATCTATCGAATCATCCGGACAAATTTCCGGAGCCTTATTTCTGAACATGGGTATTACTGCGGTACAACTCGATTCCATGGGACTGGCTAAATATTATTTTCTGAGAGCACAAGATTTTGAAACCACCCGTGATCGGTCTGTAGCAGCTCTTGAATACGTAAACAATCAGTTTAGCCGACAATCTGCCGTGCTGCCTAAATTACCATGGGATCGGGCTATAGAATGGATTAATGACAAAATAACTGCTTACAGGTTATTCATTTGCGGGTTCCTGGTTACACTTTCCGGACTAGTTCTTTTATACCTGGGTTGGATGAACACGTTTTCCTTACAAAAAACTTTTTCTTACATCCTTACTCTAATTATAGTTGGAACAGCCATAGCCGGGTTAGCTTTTTATGCCGATTACGTAAACCAAAGATATGATGAAGCGGTGCTTATTTCGACTTCTCAAAGGGTGTTGGAGAACCCAAATCCCGAAAGTCCTCTTATAAGTATTGCTTATGAAGGTTATGATTTAACCGTAGATCACTGGAAAACTAATGAACATGAAAACTGGCTGTATATCAGACTTGGAAACGGGCAGTTTGGCTGGATACAAAATGAAGGCATAAAAATATTATAG
- a CDS encoding BatD family protein — protein sequence MIKIGKLNRFFLLLIATFSCFFTGYAQDVQVNATLSETNIFSGEQVKLELNISGTSMGSVQQPELPELEGLRWLSGSTSRGTKYALINGKPSVTYTFGYLLIAQSPGNYTIPSIEISVEGETYFTDPINFKVLDPSTIDSGESARAPDIYVRLEPNTTSPVVGEQVIADVILYFKSGVEVSSYQPTPGWKAEGFWKEELEYPQRAQTTSTIVNGIRYQKARLIQYALFPTKSGELTLSPFEISVSVRSRRSSSDPFGFGLNQERMNLQSVPVTLNVESLPNLQNADFIGAVGDFEISRTISNQNALVGESIEIITQVKGTGNVPLVNKPEYKLPASLEKYNPQESSSIERNNRQISGSRTFTDIVIARNEGTYTIPEKRIAYFNPTRNQYIIETLPELSFDVERDPDATLIAQNDLRFDVKPITGLAQWTAAETTPLYQRTSVWIMILFPVLLTGGVFGYKKYNDRMQTDTAFARSRTASQKVNKTITEAENTSDIKQGYYLIEKALFQFITDKLNLPPAGLSHRDIIQEIEQVADNETTAELKQLLTKCETIAYAPNVTQERLDSDILKTKALIKKIGKLS from the coding sequence ATGATAAAGATTGGTAAGCTAAATCGGTTTTTTTTACTGTTGATTGCTACTTTTTCCTGCTTTTTTACCGGTTATGCGCAGGATGTGCAAGTAAACGCGACACTCTCAGAGACCAATATTTTTTCCGGTGAACAGGTTAAGCTGGAGCTCAATATTAGCGGCACCTCAATGGGCTCTGTACAGCAACCCGAGCTTCCTGAATTGGAAGGGCTCCGTTGGCTGAGCGGGAGTACTTCCCGGGGTACAAAATATGCCCTTATAAACGGCAAGCCTTCTGTCACTTATACTTTTGGTTATCTCCTTATCGCACAATCCCCCGGAAACTATACCATTCCCTCAATCGAAATTTCAGTGGAGGGTGAAACTTACTTTACCGATCCTATTAATTTTAAAGTGCTGGACCCTTCCACCATTGACTCAGGAGAATCTGCCCGTGCCCCTGATATTTATGTAAGGTTAGAACCAAACACCACTTCTCCTGTTGTCGGTGAACAGGTAATTGCTGATGTGATACTCTACTTCAAAAGTGGGGTAGAAGTCTCATCCTATCAGCCCACACCGGGGTGGAAAGCGGAGGGCTTTTGGAAAGAAGAATTAGAATACCCCCAACGGGCTCAAACAACTTCCACTATTGTTAATGGTATCAGATATCAAAAAGCCCGACTTATTCAATACGCTTTATTTCCCACTAAATCAGGAGAACTTACTTTAAGCCCATTTGAAATTTCTGTTTCTGTACGGTCGCGGCGAAGTTCCTCCGATCCTTTTGGTTTTGGCTTGAACCAAGAGCGCATGAATCTTCAATCCGTCCCCGTCACGTTGAATGTTGAATCCCTTCCAAACTTGCAGAATGCAGACTTTATCGGTGCAGTTGGTGATTTTGAGATTTCCCGAACTATATCTAACCAGAATGCCTTGGTTGGCGAAAGTATTGAGATCATAACACAAGTAAAAGGAACAGGAAATGTTCCTTTGGTAAACAAGCCTGAGTATAAACTCCCCGCATCACTCGAAAAATACAATCCGCAGGAAAGTTCTTCCATTGAGCGAAATAATCGTCAAATTTCCGGAAGCCGGACTTTTACGGACATTGTAATAGCTCGCAATGAGGGTACTTATACTATTCCCGAAAAGCGTATTGCCTACTTTAATCCAACTCGAAACCAATATATTATTGAGACATTACCGGAGTTGTCTTTTGATGTGGAGCGCGACCCTGATGCAACCCTAATTGCTCAAAACGATTTACGATTTGATGTTAAGCCCATTACCGGCCTGGCCCAATGGACCGCCGCCGAAACAACGCCACTTTACCAAAGAACCTCGGTTTGGATAATGATACTATTTCCTGTTTTACTTACCGGAGGAGTTTTTGGCTATAAAAAATATAATGACCGTATGCAAACCGATACGGCATTTGCCCGTTCTCGTACTGCTTCTCAAAAAGTAAATAAGACCATAACCGAGGCAGAAAACACTTCTGATATTAAACAGGGATATTATCTTATTGAAAAAGCCTTGTTTCAGTTTATTACAGATAAATTAAACCTGCCCCCTGCCGGGTTATCCCACCGAGATATCATACAAGAAATTGAACAAGTTGCTGATAATGAAACAACAGCTGAATTGAAACAATTACTCACCAAATGTGAGACTATTGCTTACGCACCCAATGTTACCCAGGAACGCCTTGATTCCGACATCCTGAAAACAAAAGCATTGATTAAAAAAATTGGTAAACTTTCATGA
- a CDS encoding tetratricopeptide repeat protein: protein MIRIFSYTLLLFLFTASAVEDGRKANKAYEAGNYEEAEQLYLSAIEQEPDNAKLYFNLGNAQAKQGKAEEAIQSFMEFRSLAESPEDKAKAEYNIGTLLAERENWKPAASHFKNSLKLNPSDTDAKHNYERVLAEQKEEEGENGEEQNQENQPPPEPSEYAIAMKKQAEKLVAQRKYSQAYNLMQRALEADETVRAFNDFIARTKNVSEINSN, encoded by the coding sequence GTGATCAGAATATTTTCATATACCCTGCTTCTTTTCTTGTTTACAGCATCTGCTGTAGAGGATGGGCGTAAAGCAAATAAAGCCTACGAAGCCGGAAACTATGAAGAAGCGGAACAACTCTATCTTTCCGCTATTGAGCAGGAACCCGATAATGCCAAGTTATACTTCAATCTTGGAAATGCCCAGGCCAAACAAGGCAAAGCTGAAGAAGCCATACAGTCATTTATGGAATTTCGCAGTTTGGCAGAATCTCCTGAAGATAAAGCCAAGGCTGAATATAATATTGGCACATTACTCGCTGAACGTGAAAACTGGAAACCGGCGGCTTCTCATTTTAAAAATTCGCTGAAATTAAACCCTTCTGATACGGATGCCAAGCATAATTACGAACGTGTTTTGGCTGAACAAAAAGAAGAGGAAGGGGAAAATGGGGAGGAACAAAATCAGGAAAATCAGCCACCTCCTGAACCCAGCGAATATGCCATTGCTATGAAAAAACAGGCAGAAAAACTGGTCGCTCAGCGAAAGTATTCTCAAGCATATAACCTTATGCAACGCGCGCTTGAAGCAGATGAAACCGTTCGTGCCTTCAATGATTTTATTGCACGAACCAAAAATGTTTCTGAAATAAACTCGAATTGA
- a CDS encoding YebC/PmpR family DNA-binding transcriptional regulator, translating into MAGHSKWANIRHKKAKEDAKRSKVFSKHIKEITVAAREGGGDPEGNPRLSLAIENAKADNVPKDNIERAIKRGTGEDTGGASYEEATFEGYGPGGIAYFIEVTTDNNNRTVSEIRNIFTKHGGNMGTTGSVGYMFNQKGMIQIPAGELDEEEFMLEAIDAGATDVDTDDEMFTVYTAREELFDVRNRLEKAGYNIESATLIREAVTETKVDESTAVSNLKMMEKFEDNDDVNNVFTNMLMDKETIALAENL; encoded by the coding sequence ATGGCAGGACATTCGAAATGGGCGAACATACGCCACAAAAAAGCTAAGGAAGACGCTAAGCGTTCTAAAGTTTTTTCTAAACACATTAAAGAGATTACTGTAGCGGCTCGTGAAGGTGGTGGAGATCCGGAAGGAAATCCAAGGCTTTCTTTGGCAATTGAAAATGCCAAAGCTGATAATGTGCCAAAAGATAATATCGAACGGGCTATTAAGCGTGGAACGGGAGAAGATACGGGCGGTGCCAGTTATGAAGAAGCTACTTTTGAAGGCTATGGCCCCGGTGGTATTGCTTATTTTATTGAGGTAACCACAGATAACAACAATCGTACGGTTAGTGAAATCCGAAATATTTTTACCAAACACGGGGGTAATATGGGGACTACCGGTTCCGTTGGTTATATGTTCAATCAAAAAGGAATGATTCAGATTCCGGCAGGAGAATTAGATGAGGAGGAGTTTATGCTGGAAGCTATTGATGCCGGAGCAACCGATGTAGATACTGATGACGAGATGTTTACTGTTTATACCGCTCGGGAAGAACTTTTTGATGTAAGAAATCGCCTTGAAAAGGCCGGATACAATATAGAATCGGCTACCTTAATTCGTGAGGCGGTTACCGAAACCAAAGTGGATGAAAGCACCGCTGTTTCAAATCTCAAAATGATGGAAAAATTTGAAGACAATGACGATGTTAACAACGTATTCACCAATATGTTGATGGATAAAGAAACGATAGCATTAGCCGAAAACTTATAA
- the bshA gene encoding N-acetyl-alpha-D-glucosaminyl L-malate synthase BshA translates to MNIGIACYPTFGGSGVVATELAKTLAKRGHNIHMMSYSRPARLDTLETGITYHEVSINSYPLFEYPPYALALASQMVNLIEYEDLDLLHVHYALPHATSAYLAKQIMAERGIHVPIITTLHGTDITLVGRDPSYKHVVEFSIDKSDGVTAVSEYLKRETYEYFEIEQDIRVIPNFIDLERFQKSNKSHFKKAICPNDEKVVVHVSNFRKVKRVPEVVTVFAKILESGIDAKLLLVGDGPDRQKAEQQCRDLKICDHVRFLGKLDQVEEVLSIADLFLIPSGSETFGLAALEAMSCSVPVISSNIGGLPEVNVHGKTGYLCDLDDVDCMADYGVKILSDPELHKELSVNARAHAELFNQDEIVKQYEDFYEEVRERLKAQSPTS, encoded by the coding sequence ATGAATATTGGAATTGCCTGCTATCCTACCTTTGGAGGAAGTGGCGTTGTAGCCACAGAATTAGCCAAAACTCTTGCCAAAAGAGGACACAACATCCACATGATGAGTTACTCGCGCCCCGCAAGGCTTGATACGCTGGAAACCGGGATCACCTATCATGAAGTTTCGATCAACTCGTATCCGTTATTTGAATACCCGCCTTATGCATTGGCACTAGCATCACAAATGGTGAATCTGATTGAATATGAAGATCTTGATCTGCTACACGTGCATTATGCTTTGCCACATGCTACGAGTGCTTATTTAGCAAAGCAGATTATGGCAGAACGTGGGATTCATGTTCCAATTATCACAACCCTGCATGGGACCGATATTACACTGGTAGGGAGAGACCCGAGTTATAAACATGTCGTAGAATTTTCGATCGATAAAAGTGATGGGGTTACGGCAGTTTCTGAATATCTGAAAAGAGAAACCTACGAATATTTTGAAATTGAACAAGATATAAGGGTAATCCCAAACTTTATTGATTTGGAGCGTTTTCAGAAATCAAATAAGAGTCACTTCAAGAAAGCGATATGCCCCAATGATGAAAAAGTGGTAGTACACGTTTCAAATTTCAGAAAAGTGAAAAGAGTCCCTGAAGTAGTAACGGTGTTTGCCAAGATTTTAGAGTCGGGGATCGATGCTAAATTATTACTGGTAGGTGATGGCCCGGATCGGCAAAAAGCAGAACAACAATGCCGGGACTTGAAAATTTGTGATCATGTGCGTTTTCTGGGGAAGCTCGACCAGGTAGAGGAAGTGTTATCCATTGCTGATCTGTTTTTAATCCCTTCCGGTTCGGAAACATTTGGTCTTGCAGCATTGGAGGCCATGAGTTGTAGCGTACCGGTTATCAGTTCCAATATAGGCGGGCTTCCGGAAGTGAATGTGCATGGTAAAACCGGTTATCTATGTGATCTGGATGATGTGGATTGTATGGCTGACTATGGGGTAAAGATTTTGAGTGATCCTGAACTTCACAAGGAATTGTCAGTAAATGCTCGGGCACATGCCGAGCTTTTCAATCAAGATGAGATCGTTAAACAGTATGAGGATTTCTATGAAGAAGTAAGAGAACGTTTGAAAGCTCAGTCCCCTACTTCTTGA
- the sucC gene encoding ADP-forming succinate--CoA ligase subunit beta → MKIHEYQAKEILEKYNVAVPAGVATTTVEETVEAAKKLKEKGAKLFVVKAQIHAGGRGKGRTKKNNAKGVVLCKTIDEVKEAAENLLGDVLVTVQTGEEGQLVQRLYVTDGVDIKSEFYLGILMDRAVSKNVIMASTEGGVEIEKVAEETPEKIVKEWVEPGMDLQPNQARRIAFELGLEGEALKNGIKLIHALYNAYEETDSNMFEINPLIVTPDNKVYALDAKVTFDDNALYRHKDLAELKDEAEENPLELEAQKYSLNYIKLDGNVGCMVNGAGLAMATMDIIKLSGGEPANFLDVGGGANVDTVKNGFRIILEDPNVKAILINIFGGIVRCDRVANGVIEAVKDPEIAEKVKDVPIIVRLQGTNAKEAKEIIDNSDLNVISAVLLKEAAEEVSKVLA, encoded by the coding sequence ATGAAAATACACGAGTATCAAGCCAAAGAAATTCTTGAGAAATATAATGTAGCCGTTCCTGCCGGAGTTGCTACCACCACCGTTGAAGAAACGGTTGAAGCCGCTAAAAAACTAAAAGAAAAGGGAGCTAAGCTTTTTGTAGTGAAAGCTCAAATTCATGCCGGCGGGCGAGGTAAAGGCCGAACTAAAAAGAATAATGCCAAAGGAGTTGTCCTCTGTAAGACGATTGATGAAGTAAAAGAAGCCGCAGAAAACCTGCTTGGCGATGTACTCGTCACTGTTCAAACCGGAGAAGAAGGACAACTGGTTCAGCGCCTGTATGTGACTGACGGAGTGGATATAAAGTCTGAATTCTATCTTGGTATTTTGATGGATCGTGCCGTGAGTAAAAATGTAATCATGGCCTCTACCGAAGGCGGTGTTGAAATTGAAAAAGTAGCGGAAGAAACTCCGGAGAAGATCGTTAAGGAATGGGTTGAACCCGGAATGGATCTTCAGCCAAACCAAGCCCGGCGTATTGCCTTTGAGCTTGGACTGGAAGGAGAAGCTCTTAAGAATGGCATCAAATTAATTCATGCCTTATACAATGCTTATGAGGAAACGGATTCCAACATGTTTGAGATCAATCCGCTGATTGTAACACCGGACAACAAGGTTTATGCGCTGGATGCCAAAGTTACTTTTGATGACAATGCACTATACCGCCATAAAGACTTAGCAGAGCTCAAAGATGAAGCGGAAGAGAATCCATTAGAGCTTGAAGCACAAAAATACAGCCTCAACTACATCAAACTGGATGGTAATGTAGGGTGTATGGTAAACGGTGCCGGATTGGCTATGGCTACAATGGATATCATCAAGCTTTCGGGCGGTGAACCGGCCAACTTCCTGGATGTTGGCGGCGGAGCAAATGTCGATACCGTTAAGAATGGATTCCGTATTATCCTTGAAGATCCTAATGTAAAAGCCATTTTGATTAATATTTTTGGCGGAATTGTACGTTGCGACCGGGTTGCCAATGGCGTAATTGAAGCCGTAAAAGATCCTGAAATTGCAGAAAAAGTAAAGGATGTGCCCATCATTGTCCGCCTTCAGGGAACCAATGCTAAAGAGGCCAAAGAGATCATCGACAACAGTGACCTCAATGTAATTTCTGCCGTGTTGCTGAAAGAAGCAGCTGAGGAAGTTTCAAAAGTGCTGGCTTGA